The following proteins come from a genomic window of Micromonospora echinofusca:
- a CDS encoding phosphotransferase: MTERETNRVLVLRPLAVLKLYTAAWRRDTEVAALESLRGHAPVPEVIGSATFGRHSAALIRYVRGSAPNPASALDVRASVAALRAAHTITGPAFGRLHAPDQPSWAGFLAGRLDSYAETLTTLGLTTQARQCRTLHHALDVLEDTRPHLLHSDPNPGNVILTEHGPVLVDWELATFGDPDLDLVRLAWEWRLPPARWAEWVGLDPRSPTVDLYLRLHLFSRLMSASSRPGAASAALAHRCLTELTDLYDGIHSPGGSDAS; encoded by the coding sequence GTGACTGAGCGGGAGACCAACCGGGTGCTGGTGCTGCGCCCCCTCGCCGTGCTCAAGCTCTACACCGCTGCCTGGCGCCGCGACACCGAGGTGGCGGCACTCGAGTCGCTGCGCGGACACGCGCCGGTACCCGAGGTCATCGGCAGCGCGACGTTCGGCCGGCACAGCGCGGCCCTCATCCGGTACGTGCGGGGCAGCGCACCGAACCCCGCCAGCGCCCTCGACGTGCGGGCATCGGTCGCCGCGTTGCGGGCCGCGCACACGATCACCGGACCCGCCTTCGGTCGGCTGCACGCGCCCGACCAACCGAGCTGGGCCGGGTTCCTGGCGGGCCGGCTCGACTCGTACGCCGAGACACTGACGACGTTGGGTCTCACCACGCAGGCGCGGCAGTGCCGGACCCTGCACCACGCGCTCGACGTGCTCGAAGACACCCGCCCCCACCTGCTGCACAGCGACCCGAACCCCGGCAACGTCATCCTGACCGAACACGGCCCGGTTCTCGTCGACTGGGAGCTGGCGACCTTCGGCGACCCCGACCTGGATCTGGTCAGGCTGGCCTGGGAGTGGCGCCTGCCGCCGGCGCGGTGGGCGGAATGGGTCGGCCTCGACCCACGGTCGCCCACCGTCGACCTCTACCTGCGGCTGCACCTGTTCAGCCGCCTGATGAGCGCGAGCAGCAGGCCGGGTGCCGCCTCGGCCGCGCTGGCGCACCGCTGCCTGACCGAGCTGACCGACCTGTACGACGGCATCCACTCCCCCGGAGGCTCCGATGCAAGCTGA